The proteins below come from a single Chrysoperla carnea chromosome 1, inChrCarn1.1, whole genome shotgun sequence genomic window:
- the LOC123305278 gene encoding transcription initiation factor TFIID subunit 8-like, whose amino-acid sequence MEQPSANIRRKVLSNSVGTLLNEIGFDSCEKIALETLTEMLQCFITETGELARTYCELTGRTEPLISDVQLALIDMGISTNGIEQFAKRPNRSVLPSPQVWQPQKQMSMLQAGIKQPHPNHVPHYFPDFPHPHAYIRTPTHKQPVTEYEAIREKAATQKRDMERALTKFLARTGPTNNLFQSEEANIYPLIACKRLYPPYISALLPQDQIFDPEDLEYDPRDDPANQQTMETDDNTTENRKRSKSETNQSDVSNNENENDENIDGPKETETSPTNTTQPKPPPPQQPENNNNTGNPDIDNPYLRATKMPRKKIITKINVMNNTSCSTVE is encoded by the exons ATGGAGCAACCATCGGcaaatataagacgaaaagtcttATCGAATAGTGTTGGAAccttattaaatgaaataggTTTTGATTCGTGTGAAAAAATTGCTTTAGAAACATTAACAGAAATGTTACAGtgtt TTATAACAGAAACGGGCGAGCTAGCTAGAACTTACTGCGAGCTAACTGGTCGCACGGAGCCGCTTATAAGCGATGTTCAATTGGCACTCATTGATATGG GAATAAGCACAAATGGAATAGAACAATTTGCTAAACGTCCAAATAGATCAGTATTACCATCACCCCAAGTATGGCAACCCCAAAAACAGATGAGTATGCTTCAAGCTGGTATTAAACAACCACATCCAAATCATGTGCCACATTATTTTCCGGATTTCCCACATCCTCATGCGTATATTCGCACACCg ACACATAAACAACCAGTCACAGAATACGAAGCAATACGAGAGAAAGCTGCAACACAAAAAAGGGATATGGAACGTGCGCTCACAAAATTTTTGGCACGTACAGGacctacaaataatttatttcaatcagAAGAAGCAAATATATATCCATTAATTGCTTGTAAAAGATTATATCCACCATATATCAGTGCATTATTACCCCaagatcaaatatttgatccaGAAGATTTAGAATACGATCCACGTGATGATCCAGCGAATCAACAAACGATGGAAACAGATGATAACACAACAGAAAATCGTAAACGTAGTAAATCAGAAACAAATCAATCGGATGTGagtaataatgaaaatgaaaatgatgaaaatattgatggtcCTAAAGAAACTGAAACTAGCCCAACAAATACTACACAACCAAAACCGCCGCCGCCACAACAACccgagaataataataatacaggaAATCCAGATATTGATAATCCATATTTAAGGGCAACCAAAATgcctaggaaaaaaattattaccaaaattAATGTTATGAATAATACTTCGTGTAGTACTGTTGAATGA
- the LOC123302304 gene encoding protein lifeguard 4-like produces the protein MTTVPLILNEEDCERGGKLDSDNEESIENDFRYRNNVLNATKEVRIAFIRKVYGLLSTQILLTVFVSAVIVTSSNAKLFVQQNDWLLTVGLIGNLIILIPLIVCRKEFPTNLILLAVFTIIEAYTIGTIVTYFDQLVVLQALIITLVIFGGITIYTLQSKRDFSFLGFGLFAGLCALFIGGILQIFIQSSALELLFSCAGAFLFSLFILYDTHMMMEKLSAEEYVLATINLYLDIINLFLNILRVLQATRQ, from the exons ATGACTACTGTTCCATTAATATTAAACGAGGAAGATTGTGAACGAGGTGGAAAATTAGATTCTGATAATGAGGAAAGCATTGAGAATGATTTCAGATATAGAAACAATGTTTTGAATGCAACCAAAGAGGTTCGAATTGCTTTTATACGAAAGGTTTATGGATTATTAAGTACGCAAATTTTATTGACTGTTTTTGTATCTGCGGTTATTGTTACTTCTTCAAATGCTAAATTATTTGTACAACAAAA tgattGGTTGTTGACAGTTGGTCTTATTGGAAATCTTATCATATTGATTCCATTGATTGTATGCCGAAAAGAATTTCCAACAAATTTGATTCTCCTAGCTGTATTT ACAATTATAGAGGCTTATACAATTGGAACAATTGTTACATATTTTGATCAATTGGTTGTGCTTCAAGCATTAATTATTACATTAGTAATATTTGGTGGAATTACAATTTATACGCTACAATCGAAACGGGATTTTTCATTCCTTGGTTTTGG attATTTGCTGGTTTGTGTGCACTTTTCATCGGtggaattttacaaatatttattcaatcgTCTGCGCTAGAGCTATTATTTTCATGTGCAGGTGCCtttttgtttagtttgtttattttatatgatacgcATATGATGATGGAGAAATTATCCGCTGAAGAATATGTTTTAGCAACAATTAACTTATATttggatattattaatttgtttttgaacatATTACGTGTTTTACAAGCTACACGCCAAtaa